Proteins from a genomic interval of Geotrypetes seraphini chromosome 7, aGeoSer1.1, whole genome shotgun sequence:
- the NFKBIA gene encoding NF-kappa-B inhibitor alpha, with protein MFAFGGRDCPRDMDAARDPKKDRHLAGLEDRHDSGLDSMKDDDYDQMMEELRDLKIEPNDRLPVQSAEPWKEQLTEDGDTILHLAIIHEELALALAAIKEAVGDSAFLNFQNNLKQAPLHLAVITEKPEIAQALLQAGCDPEVRDFRGNTALHIACEQGSLRGVGVLTQYSKPHQLEALLKCINYNGQTCLHLASIHGFLAIVENLISLGADINAQEPCNGRTALHLAVDLQNEALVSLLVRKGADVNKVTYQGYSPYQLTWGRENIGIQKQLEQLTLNSLHVLPDSEEEDSYESDYSDDEPMYDDCIFGGQPLMR; from the exons ATGTTCGCCTTTGGGGGTCGGGATTGCCCAAGAGACATGGACGCAGCTCGCGATCCCAAGAAGGACCGGCACCTGGCCGGCCTGGAGGATCGCCACGACAGCGGCCTGGACTCCATGAAGGACGACGATTACGATCAAATGATGGAGGAGCTCCGGGATCTCAAGATCGAGCCTAACGACCGTCTCCCGGTGCAGTCCGCAGAGCCCTGGAAGGAGCAACTGACCGAGGACGGAGACAC GATTCTTCACTTGGCTATTATCCATGAAGAACTGGCTCTGGCATTGGCAGCAATAAAGGAAGCAGTTGGGGATTCAGCTTTCTTAAACTTTCAGAACAATCTGAAACAG GCTCCTCTCCATTTGGCAGTGATCACAGAGAAGCCTGAAATTGCTCAAGCCCTCCTGCAGGCAGGTTGCGATCCCGAGGTGCGGGATTTCCGAGGCAACACTGCCCTTCACATTGCCTGTGAGCAAGGCTCCCTCCGAGGCGTTGGGGTGCTCACCCAGTACAGCAAGCCACACCAGCTGGAGGCGCTACTCAAGTGTATCAACTATAATG GTCAGACGTGTCTTCATTTGGCTTCTATTCATGGCTTTCTTGCCATTGTGGAAAACTTGATTTCACTTGGAGCAGACATAAATGCTCAG GAACCCTGCAACGGCAGAACTGCTCTCCATTTAGCGGTAGATCTACAGAACGAGGCTCTGGTGTCGCTCCTGGTGAGAAAAGGGGCTGATGTGAACAAAGTAACATACCAAGGCTACTCCCCTTACCAGCTAACCTGGGGAAGAGAGAACATCGGCATTCAGAAACAGCTGGAACAGTTAACCCTGAACAGCCTACACGTGCTGCCAGACAGCGAGGAAGAAGACAGCTATGAATCGGACTACTCAGATGATGAA